The following coding sequences are from one Salvia hispanica cultivar TCC Black 2014 chromosome 3, UniMelb_Shisp_WGS_1.0, whole genome shotgun sequence window:
- the LOC125209689 gene encoding NAC domain-containing protein 102-like, with translation MAIVWREHSVVEREVNMPAGWRFDPTEVELIQFYLSKIVGCKPLQANVMKEIDAHHFYQHHPQDLVHDSMRLFDEYFLVHGDEYFHGIINNMKLIGEGDVGSWRSLGNEEEIVDRDGSVISLKIHYNFFYPDSKGTNWTMELYRLPVPKNGEASSRPEVVVTRIGGAEEC, from the exons ATGGCCATTGTTTGGAGAGAGCATTCAGTTGTGGAGAGAGAGGTCAATATGCCGGCCGGTTGGCGATTTGATCCAACTGAAGTAGAGCTGATACAATTCTATCTCTCAAAAATAGTGGGCTGCAAACCTCTCCAGGCTAACGTAATGAAGGAGATCGATGCACACCACTTCTACCAGCACCATCCTCAGGATCTAG TGCATGACTCGATGCGGCTCTTTGACGAATATTTCTTGGTCCATGGGGATGAATATTTCCATGGAATAATCAACAACATGAAACTTATCGGCGAAGGTGATGTTGGATCCTGGAGATCTCTgggaaatgaagaagaaatagTCGACAGGGATGGAAGCGTTATCTCCTTAAAGATCCATTATAACTTTTTCTATCCCGATTCGAAAGGAACAAATTGGACAATGGAACTATACCGTTTGCCTGTTCCCAAAAATGGAGAG GCTTCAAGTAGACCAGAGGTGGTGGTGACAAGGATCGGAGGAGCGGAAGAATGTTAA